TTCCTCATTAGTGCCGAGAATACTAAAATCCCTGAAAAACCAATAACAACTCCCTCACCAAACCAGACTACATTAGAAACTGAAAAAAAACTGAAAATAGCTTTTCTAACGGATGGCTTATTTAGTGATGCGGGGTGGGGGGCGTTCGGATACAATGCAGCACAGGCAATACAGGGAAAATATTCCTATATCGTTGATCTTAAAGAAAACGTGCCTATTCCAAAGATAGAAGAAATATTAAGAGATCATGCCAAGGCAGGTTATGATTTGATAATATCGCATGGTTTTGAATGGGGCGAGCCAGCAGTTATCGTAGGTAAAGATTATCCTGAAGTAAAGTTTGTAATTTTTACAGGACTTGTTAACTCTAGTAATGTTGCTTCAATCTATCCGATGCAACAAGAAGGAACATATGTATTAGGAGCACTTGCAGCAACTATGTCAAAAACAGGCATAATTGGTTTTGTGGGTGGAGAAAGATATCCTAACCTGGTTAATATTTATGAAGGATATAGACAAGGCGCACAGGATGTCAAGCCTACCGTAAAGATACTCGTCACTTATTTAGATGATTGGGATAATTCCACCAAAGGAAAAAAAGCAGCCATTTCTCAAATAGACCAGGGGGCAGACATTCTATTACATGTGGCTGACACTTCTGGTCACGGTGTTATTGAAGCTGCACAAGAAAGAGGAATATACGCCTTTGGTGCAATCTCTGACCAGAATAAGTTAGCTCCTGACACTGTACTTACATCCTTTGTATTAGATGTCGATAAAGCCTTTGATCAAGTTATTAAATTAGTCAAAACCGGTCATTTCAGTGGACAAATTTTTAAGCCAGGGCTAGAGTCAGAAAAGGGCGCCTTAGGGGATGGAATCGTGTATATAGCACCGTTCCATAACCTAGAATATACGGTTCCGGATAACGTTAAGTTATGGCTTGAACAGTTAAAAGAAGATATTATCAACGACAAAATCAAAGTACCTGAAAGATATCCCAAGAACATTGAAAACTATACTGCTAATAACACAGGTTAATATCTTGACGAAGATCTATTTTTTAATCCTTCTAGCAATATTGAATCAGTGAAACAAAATTGGGAAAGCCTTTTCTGTTTGTCAGAAAAAAAGAAATAATCATTGTTTCCATAATCCTGTTAATTGCTGGATCTTATTCCTTATTATTATTTCAACAAAGTATTGCAGAACAGAATATCAGAGATAGTCTTTTTCTATCTCATAGGAATAATCAGATAGAGATCACAAAGGGTGTTTCAGAACATTCTAGTTCCGATCTTCGATTGATAGGATCTATTCTTCAAGGCTTATCAGATTCTAATTATTTACAACAGGGAGAATTGTATGGCGATAGAGTTGGAAACCTAATAGAAGAACGATTTAATCAAATTAACAACATTAGTAAAGTCGATGGGCTTTTTATTGCTGATAAAAATAACATAATAACGTATAATAAAGTAGCAGAAGGACAAAGAAGCTTTGTCAACATAAATATTTCACTTAGAGACTACGTGAATGAAACAAGGAGTACTTTAAACCCTGTATTTTCAAATGGTTTTAAAGGAATAGATGGCACATTTAAAATAGCATTAACTTATCCATTAATAAATAAAGACACTGAAGAATACCTCGGCATGGTCGGAGTGGAAATACCATCTGTTGATTTCTTTGCACGATATGGAAATGTATATAATATCGATTCGCAATTTTTGGTAGCCTATGACAAAAATTCAAATTATATATCCACTCCTAGAACAAACTTTCTAGGGAAGAGCATATTTAGTGATGAAGTTCAACGCTTTTTCAATTTCAACGATATCCAAAACAAATATTATCAAAATGTTTTTTATGATCGACTATTTGGCGGTTATGCCATATATGATTTTGGAACTGGAGAAAGATTAAATACGGGATATCCTGTTTCTGTGGATAAAAAATCCATATATTTTGTTTTCATAATTACACCTACAGCATCGGTTTACTCTGATATTAATGAGACTCTATTTGCAGAAAGATCAAAGTTTTTTTTATTGATTGCGGGAATTACTGCTGCAATTGTAATTTTGGTTCTATTTTTAGTAAAGCTGAATAGTATTTTGAATGAGCGAATCAAGAGAAGAACAAAAGATTTAGAAGAATCAAACAAACTACTCAAAATAGCTAATGAGCAGCTTAATGTTCATGACAATATGCAGAAGGAATTTATCAATATAGCTGCCCATGAACTGAGGACACCTACGCAGGCTATATCTGGAAATTTGGAATTGATAAAAATGACTTATGTTCCTTCACTTTTCCAAGCTTCGTCCACTGGGCAAAAAAATAATAATATTGACAAAGATTTTGAGAAATTATTCAAAGATAAGAACAGATTAAATGATTTTGCATTAGGACTTATCTCCACATATAGAAATGCACAAAGGCTTGAGAAACTTGTAAATAATATATTAGACATATCACGAATTGAAAGTAATCGACTAGAGTTACATAAAGAATCCTTTAATTTAAACGAAAAAATACAGAATGTGATTAAAGACGTCCATACTAAAACGAACCTTAGTTCACATCATGCTAACTCCTCTACTCCCGTTGACATCGTTTTTGAACCACAAGAAGATCCTATTACTGTATTTGCGGATAAAATAAGGATTTTTGAAGTTCTTTCAAACTTGATAAATAATGCAATCAAATTTTCAAATGGTAAACCCATCACTATTTCAGCTAAAACGTTTCAAAAAAATGAAATTGGTTCGATTAAAAGTAACCTTAATAGTAAACTAGTTGATATCGAAAATAGAAGAGAAAATAAAGATAAAAGGATGATGGTAGTAGTAGTATCAATTAGGGATTTGGGAAAAGGCATTGACTCAGATATTCTACCCAGGTTGTTTACGAAGTTTGCTACAAAATCAGATCGGGGTACGGGATTAGGCCTGTATATAGCAAAAAGCATTATTGAAGCTCACGGTGGGAATATATGGGCTCAAAATAATTACGACGGTGATGATGGGGCAACTTTTTCATTTAGTTTGCCCATAGGTCATGGATTCAATAATTAATAATCGATGAGGAATAGCATGCTAGAAAACTATTCAGGATATTTTTATATTTAAATGCTATTAGAGAACTATCAAGGATTCTTAGTAGTACTCAACCATCTCTAAGAATGTGAGATAAATTGCAAACAGAAATTATTTTATTTTCAAGAGTCCTAATAGTCCTAATAGGTATAGATTCGTGGACTCATAACTTCTTATGAAGATTCGGTATCAGAAGGATTAGACACATCAAGTTAGGCTAGGAAGAAAACACTTACAGAATTTGGACTCGTAATATATCTATTACTAAACCCCCGGAGCGCATGATATCTCTTATTGAATCTAAAATTGAAGAGATAATGGGGATGGTGATTCCTACTGTCCGTTTCCCAAAACTCAGAAAATAAGGTTTGATGCTATTTGTATATGGCTAGCCGGCCCAGAGTTGGGGAGTAAAGATCATAAAAAATTTATCTTTTTCAAAATTTTATCTATTTTTTTCAAATTTCATAAAACTGATTACAAGTTTTATATGTTTAAAATCGCTTTATGTATTTGTTCATAAAATAATCCTTATATATCACCGTTCTGTTATGAGGATTTAGGTTACTAAAATTAAAAACCAGATGAAATAGTTGGACACGACAATACTGTTTGGTGTTCTCATAGTAGGTACTATAGGTCTAGCAACCATTTTTGGTACATACCTTGCTAGAATGATAATCTTCGAAATGAGACCATTGGAAAAGACTCTGGCAAGGGTAGAAAGCGGATTTTACAGAGTAATTGGAATTAATGCTACTAAACAAATGAGTTGGAAAGAGTATTTTCTTGCTTTATTTCTAACAAACATGGCAGTAGTTGCATTTATTATACTCATTTTGACATTTCAGAACCATTTACCATTATCCGAAGGTAAAGAGGGATTTTCATTTGACCTGGCGTTTAATACCGCAATCTCTTTTATCACAGATACAAATTTACAGCATTATGTTGGAGACCAGCAACTTTCCATAATTTCTCAGATGGTCGCGATAACATTTACTATGTTTATAGCCCCTGCATCAGGAATTGCAGCCGCATTTGCTTTCATTCGCTCATTTATAAGAAAAAATTACGGACTGGGAAATTTTTATGTAGATTTAACAAGAATAATTATAACATTATTGCTTCCAGTTGCGATCGTATCCGCGCTTGTTTTGATGGTTATTGGAGTTCCACAGACCCTTCAACCTTCTATAGAGACAAGCACACTAGAAGGGGTTGTGAATAGTAATTCATCAAATGCTCAAACAATCAATATGGGACCAATTGCATCTATTGAATCAATAAAACTATTGGGCAGTAATGGTGGAGGATTCTTTGGATCTAACTCTGGACACCCGTTTGAAAATCCCACAGGGGTATCAAATATGTATGAAATGTTCCTGATGCTTATCATCCCGCTTTCTTTTCCTATAGCGTATGCTCGATTAATGGGTAAGGGAAGAGGAATAGCAATTCTTGTAGCTATGCTGATCGGTTTTGGAACCCTAATTGTTATAGCAACTAGCGTGGAAAGCGGACCATTGTTATTAGAAACCCGATTTGGAAGTTTTGGAAGTATTTTATTTGATACTATATCTTTAAGCACAAACACCGGAGCAGCAAATTCTGCTTTAGCGGGAATGTCACCTGAAGCCACGACTTCATTTTTCCTAGCTATGTTTGTACAGGCAATTCCAGGAGCAGTAGGAACAGGAATGATGATGATTATTATTTTCGTGCTTCTGACATTATTTCTAGTTGGACTAATGGTGGGAAAAACGCCCGAGTTTATGAGCATGAAAATAAGTCCCAAAGACATCAAATTCGCTGTCTATATTTTTCTATTGCATCCTGCGTTAATACTGATACCGACAGTTATAGCCATGGGTACGGGAAATGCTCAAGCAATAGTAGGGGACCAAATGACTCCCATGGGATATACACAAACATTGTATGAATATACATCAGCAGCAGCTAACAACGGGTCGGATTACTTTGGTGCGTCAGCAGATACTCCATTTTGGAACTACTCTACTGGTATTGTAATGTTTCTTGGAAGATACTTACCATTGGCATTAATACTGGCGATAGCCGGGTCATTTACGGTGAAAGATAGAAAAGAAGTAATAGAACCAATCAAAACTCATGGTCCATTGTTCATAACTGTGCTAGTTACTGTTACGTTCTTACTTACTGCATTAACATTCTTTCCGTTCTTGTTATTAGGGCCATTTTCCATTTAGGAGATTAAGGAGGTAAAATAACAAGAAATGAATATATCAAAATCAAAAAACAAAGAACGTAAAAACAATAATGGTAAAAACAATAACCATACAAGCAGTATAGTATCAGCCATTAATACTAAAGTAATACTGGATTCAATTAAAAAGCTGGACCCAAGGTACCTTGCAAAAAACAACCCTGTTATGTTCACTGTAGAATTGGGGTTTTTAGTTGTTCTTTTTGTGGCAATGTTCCCAAATATCTCTGAAGCATTTGTTTCCCAAAGCCAGGTATTCTATATAGGAGCAGCAATTATTCTTATTCTCACTGTATGGTTTGCTACATTTTCAGAATCCCTTTCAGAAGCTCAGGCTAGGGCTCGCGTAGATTCGTTAAAGAAGCTGGAAAAGGAAGTGACTGCAAGAAAGTTAGAACATGGAAAAGAAGTAGTCATAAAATCATCTCATCTTAAACCAGGTGATGAAGTAAAAGTATATGCTGGCGAACTAATTCCCAGGGATGGATTGGTGATAAGAGGAAAAACATTCATCGATGAATCCATGATGACGGGTGAATCAAACCCTGTTTTTAAGGAAAAAGATGACCACGTAATCGGTGGAACCATAGTTACCAGTGATAGCCTCATAGTAGAAATAACTGCAGAAGCTGGAAAAAGCTATTTAGACGAAATGGTCGGCTTGATTGAAAATGCAACAAGACCTAAAACACAAAATGAAATAGCCTTGACCATTCTCTTGGCTGGTTTATCTATTATTTTTATTACCGTAATTGGAACTTTGTTGTTTTCTGCCTACTATTTAGGGTATAACATCGACATAGCTACTCTAGTAGCCCTATTAGTTGCACTTATGCCTACTACGATCGGAGGATTACTTCCAGCGATTGGTGTGGCAGGTATTACTAGGTTGGGTAAATATAAAATAATAGCAAAATCGGGCAAAGGAATTGAGGCAGCCGGAGATTGCGATATTCTCATCTTAGATAAAACAGGAACAATAACAGAAGGAAGCAGAAGTGCTATTGAATTTATTCCAATGGAAAAATATACAGAAGAAGATGTGGGCCAAGTAGCATATGCTGCTTCAATTCAAGATAATACTCATGAAGGAAAATCCATTGTAGACCTATCTGAGGAGAGAAAATACCTTCCACCAATGTTAGAAAAAATGATCTCTGCCAGATCCATCGAATTTACTGCAGAAACTAGAGTAAGTGGTATAGAATTCATTCCAAATAAAATTGCTAAACTGGATAAAAACGATGAAGAAGAGCTACGAAATCTTGCAAAAACAGTTACAAGTCAACAAGAAGCAGAGTCGTCAACACTAGAGAATCTAGAAGATGTTATCGACAGGTCCAGTCATGGTAAAATACATGATATGTTACTAGACATGGAGAAAAACTCTTATGCAAATCCCGTAAGAATCTTAAAAGGTTCGGTGGACGTAATTATTGAATTAGCAAAGTCAAATCCTAGTGTAAATGCTGCCGAACTAAAATGGAAAGCTCAAGAAGTATCTAAAAAAGGAGAAACCCCATTAGCAATAGCGATTAACGACGAAGTAATAGGATTAGTGGTCTTAAAGGACAATCTCAAGGAAAATATTCGCCAAAAACTCGACGAAGTCCACGCTGCAGGAATTACTACAATCATGATTACAGGAGATAATCAAATAACAGCTCAAGTCATAGCTCAAGAAGCAAATGTTAATCAGGTAATGGCAGAAGCCAAACCAACTGACAAGCTTCAGAGAGTATTAGAAGAACAGCAAAAAGGCCATATTATAGGAATGGTTGGCGATGGAACAAATGATGCACCTGCACTTGCAAAAGCCGATATCGGGTTAGCGATGAACAGTGGAACGGCTGCTGCAAAAGAAGCAGCAAACATGGTAGACCTTGATTCTGACCCTTCTAAAATACTCAAAGTAGTAAAACTAGGAAAACAGCTTTTGATGACTAGGGGTGCGATTACTACTTTTAGTATTGCAAATGATGCTGCAAAGTATTTCGCCATTCTTCCTTCAATGTTTGCAGAGGATAATCCTAAGCTAGCAGCGTTAAATTTAATGCAACTACATAGCCCAGATACAGCAATTCTCTCTACACTAATTTTTAACGCTATAACAATTCCCGCACTTATTCCTCTTTCCTTAAGAGGAATAAAGTTCAAAGCTGAGCAAACACAACAGTTGTTTGTTAGAAATATCCTGATTTATGGATTAGGGGGCGCAGCATTACCGTTTATAGGAATAAAGGCAATAGACATGTTACTTTCGACATTGATGAGGTAAAGGGGTGAATAAACAAATGGAAAAGAAAAACTATGAAAAAGAAAACGATTTTAGCAGTACTAACGAAAAGCTAACAGCAGGGCTAGTACTATATAACCTGAAAACTGCAATTAGAGTTTTGGTTGTCATGGTGATAGTACTTGGAATCGCCTATCCAGTCATTCTGACCCAAGTTGGACAGCTGACATTGCCTTTCCAATCCGGCGGCAGTATTGTGGAATTTAACGGAGAGAAAATAGGTTCAAAATTGATCGCTCAGGAATTTGACTCCGCCAAGTTCTTTCACCCAAGGCCATCAAGTGATTCCGCTTCAACAGTAGATCCTCATATCACGCCCGAAGGAGCATATGCTCAGATCAAAAACGTAAGTGAAGCTACGGGTATACATCAAAATACTCTGAGAACTTTGCTGAACCTAAACATCGAACAAAATAAGCTAACCAATGCAGTTTTCTTTGCTCCACAGTATGTAAATGTATTAGAAGTAAACATAGAGTTAGTAAATCAGTATCCCGAAGTCTACAATATGTCTAGAGTTTCTAACTCTAATTGAATAAAATGAAAATAGGATGCGGAGAAGAGGTGATTTGTGAATGGATGAAATAGTAATTGGTGCATTTGTTTCATTTCTAATAATATCGGTTATCTCTTTAGGATACTCGTTGATAAAAGCAGAAAAATAATATCATACAGAACCGCATTAATATGAGGAATTATGACAGCAGGTAGATGAATAATTTAACCATACATGTAATTCGTAAACAGATTATTGATTGCTAAACTTCTACTTTTGTACCAATATATTTAAAATAAAAAAATAGATTATTGGACCTTAATGTTTGTATCTTGGTATACCAAGAAGTTAAACAATAAAGGTTGTTCTTTGTTTGCTACTGGCCATGTGGTTGATTGAGCACCTTCTGGTTCTTCTATATCATCCATTGTTGCATCTCGTAGTTCTGGTATGGTTACTGCGTAGTCAATTGGTGGAGAATTATCCAGTGATTGGTCAGTTGCAAGTGGGGTAAATGACTGAGCTTCTTCTGCAGTGAGTGAACCAACACCTGGTAATTCAGTATCATCCGGGATGTTTACTGCAAATAGAAATACAAAGTTAGGTGACTGGGCTTCATCTCTTAAATCTTGGTAAAATGTTTGTTCATTCATTACGTGACCAACCATTACATGAGTAAATACATCTTCAGCTACTACGGTGTTATTTCCATTTGTAATATCAGCAACTTGAGCATGGCCATATAGGAACGCCAAGTTAGAAAGCTGAGGAACATCGGATCTATCTATGTTTGAGGCTCCATGTTGTATTTGGTCAAAACCTACATTATTTGTTAGTGCTGCAAATTGAGGTTGTTCTGTTGGTAGGGATGCAGTAGGGCTATTCCAGTTTACATCAGTTAATGTTATTTTGTATTCGTTGCCTGCGATTTGGTGTGGTCCATATGTTACTGGAGCCGTATACGTTGCCTCATAGCTTGTCATATTGTTTGTGTTTCCTTTTTCAAATGTACCTGTAAACTCAGCATTATCTCCAGCGGAAACTCCGCAGGTCAATGCATCAGCACAGTTAAAGTTGTCAAACGGAAATAGGCCACCAGGACCAAATACGTTGGATAATCCTGCTGCAGGCTCAAAAAGTGCGTTAGATGCTTCGACATTAATTAGAGTATCATTATCGTTTGGTTGAGGTAATGTACTTGTTTCTGCAGCATTGTCGTCGTCATTATCTTCAGATTGACCAAAGGCCAAATAACCATTACTATTTCCATTAACGTATAACATGTTTGAAGACATGAATACTACGGGTGCTATAACTAGAACAATCCCAATAAATAAAATTTTTGATACTTGTCTAAATTGTCTTTGTAAATGCTTACCATTACTACCGTTCTCAGGTATACTGGTATTGTCTATATGTTTACTACTACTGTTAGAGTATTTTTCTGACATTACAGAATGGTATTAAAAAAATTATTTAAGAGAATTCCCAAATTATACCAAAATTACACCAGATTCTATTAAAAATCTAACAATATTCTACAGAAAAAGGTTAGACAGAAGCCAAATATTAAATCTATGCTAATATACTTTTATCTTACATTATGAATAATAGTGTGTCTGGCGGTTGAATTCGATTGATTCTGATTCTAATAATAAGAAAAAAGATAAAGATGATCGTAATGATGAGGGTAGAATCGACGGATCAAAATTCAACAATGCTGAGGAAGACGAGAATAAAAAGATCTCTATGAGCACAGATAAATCTGTTGATCCTCGATTTAAGAGACTGCTATGGTATTTGATAGCCAGTACTAGGGGTGGTGTGAATAGAGCTAAAATAATAAATTTCTTATCTGAAAGTCCCTCTAACGCTAACCAATTGTCTAATCAATTAAAACTTGATTATAAAACGATAGTTCATCATTTAGATGTATTAAAAATAAACGGATTAATAATCACAGAAAATGAAGAATCCTATGGGGCAACATATTTCATTTCACCAATAATTGAAAAAAACTATTCGGCATTTAAAGAGATTATGGCCACAATTGGGAAAAAGTAAATTAATCAATACTGTACTAGTAGGTTCAATAGACATATGGATTTCATGATTGCAGCAGCAATTGCGGCTCTCCTTAACATAGGATTACTCGGGACTATTATCATAATTTATGTCCAGAATATAAGACTGATAAAATCATATTTTACGTATGGTTTGATAACTATTGCATCTGCATTTATGGTCCAAAATATTGTGATAGTTATCTTTTGGTTTAATCTTTATACGGCGGGACCTGCAATAAAAGCGGTCGTTGATGCAGCAGCTCCATACTTATTCATTATCAATCTAGCCCAAACGGTTGGGTTGGCGGTAATGGTGTGGATAAATACTAAATAAAGAAATCTTTAGAATGTAAAATGTCGTAATTTGTTATCACAATGATAAATTGAAAATATATCCTACATGTCTTTACAATACCAATTCTTTTAACTTCCTTTGATATCTTAATCATTCTAATTTCACATTTTTTCCGTACTCATTCGAACAGAACGAAATAAAGACTAGACTCAAATCCTCATTAAGAATTGGATCGAATTTGGGTATTCGCTTATATACTAGATGTGGCAACCTTACGATGCATGAATAATTTGAGTTTATTTGTAGTTTTGGGTATCGTAGCAGTAACAGCATCAATATTTGGTACACTGGTAACATCAGTCTTAGCTATGAGTCACGAGAAGATGTCAATGGGAATGGACAACATGTCAATGGGAATGGACAACATGTCAATGGGAATGGACAACATGTCAATGCCAATGGACAACATGGGTAACATGTCAATGTCAATGGACAATTCTACTGGTATGACCATGATGGACAATGCAACAATGGCAGCAAAGTAAAATTATTATGAACCAATAATAATTGTTATTTTTTCAAGCTAAATTATAGGATTATATTATTTATTGCCTATTACTCCTAGGACCACATATTTTTCATTATGTTCAAACAATCTACAATTGGAGTAAAGATTTGGTTGTTTGTTCAAACGGTAACATAATTTCAGATCCTGAAATCAAAGACTTCAAAACAAGGGGGGTCAAAATCATGGAACAGAGAATTAAAAACCTTGTCGGACAAAATGGACTGATGGAACAGATATTCTTTGAAAACGGGGAGACTATATCAAGAAAGGCTGGGTTTGTTTTACTACAATATCTCCAGTCTTCCGATTTTGGTAAACAATTGGGTTGTGAAAATGATTCTATGGGTGGTATTGCCACTGACACTTTTGGTAGAACGAATATTCATGGAGCATATGCAGCAGGAGACGCATCGAAAATATTTCCATATGGGATAATTTATGCGGCAGCCGAAGGAAGTCTGGCGGCTGTAGGAGTAAATACGGATTTGACCCAGCAAGATTTCTAACATAAATAAATATTGCAGGATGGTTATCCTTCTTACACAATTCAAGAATACAAATGTTTATTTTTTTGAAACTATTTGTTTAAATATTATCTTTAACTCTGTTCATTCATTTGTTATGTTTATTGCTTTTCTCGTCCAGCTTAGAATTTAATCCCATCATTCTTTAATTCATACGACAATTTTTAATCTATCAATTTACACCGTAATGACGAATTAACAAACATCAATTTTTTATATTGGCGTTAAATATCTTTAGTATATGCTTAGTTTAAAGTGCAGCGATGCAGGATTTGATTGCAAACAAACCATGAAAGGTAACTCCAGAGAAGAAGTTATCAATCAAGCAAGAGAACATGGAAAACGCGATCATAATTTAAAAGATAGTGATTTTTCACCAGAATTGGTCAACAAAATCGAAAGTCTTATCGTTGAGTCAAAAGAATAATTAAACAGTTATTTTTATTTTTTAAAAGGATATTGTTATCATGGTATAATAGAATTGATCAAGATTAGTGATATTAAAAAAATGAATTTTGTTTATTTTATAATCTCCTTTAAAATATCAGCTATATAGCACCTTGTTTATGATACTTGCAGCTTGAGATATGGCTTCCTCTGCAGCAGGCGTATTGGCAAGTGCGTTTAGCATCATAAAGTCATGGATTGTTCCGAGATATCTAACTGAGGCGACAGGCACTCCTGCTTCCATAAGCTTGTGAGCATAGGCTTCTCCCTCATCTCGTAATACATCATTTTCATCTGTGATGACTAGCGTAGGTGGTAAACCCTGTAATTGTTCGAGGGATGCTTGCAATGGAGACACCAGTGGATCTTTTATATTTGTTGTTTGATTGTCCAAGTAGTTAGTCCAGAACCATATCATGGCATCACGACTAAGGTGGTAGCCACTTTTGTATTCTAAATAGGATGGAGTATTGAAATTCACATCAGTAACTGGATAGAATAATGCCTGAAATGATATGTTAGGACCATCGTCTCTTTCCTTTGCAAGCATTGTTACTGCAGTAGCCATGTTACCACCAGCGCTATCTCCTGCAACGGCTAATCTTGAGGAATTGACATTGATGGATTGACCATTTTCGGCAACCCATTTTGTAGCTGCATATGCTTCTTCTAGAGCTTGAGGAAATTTGGCTTCAGGTGACAGAGTATAGTTAACATATACTACTGAAACATTGGCAGCGTTTGCAAGCTCTTTTATCAGTCTTTCATGAGTATCAAAACCTCCTAATACCCATCCACCGCCATGGAAATACATGACAACTGGTAAAACTTGATTTTCACTAACTCCTGCAGGACGAACTATTTGAATCGTTATAGTTTGATTATCTGGACCACCTGGAATCGTTTGGTTTTGCACTTGAGCTTCCGGCATAATAACAGGGTATGAAGATTGAAGTCCTGATAATGCTGCTCTAGCTTCGTTTGGTGGTAAAGTGTTTATTGGTGGATTATTTTTTGCCTTCATGTCAAGCAAAAATGTTTTTGTATTTTGTTCCAATCCGGTATAATTTGTATTGGTAGTTGCAGTTGAGTTAGTTGTTGTATTGGATGAATTAATACTACCGTATGCTAGTTGAGCAAGAGTGTCTGATGGAGCCAGTGAAGTAGAGTAGGAGAAGAAAGGCGTAGTTGCGACCAGGTTTCCTAACATCAGAACAGACATAGTAAAGATTGTAGTGTATAAAATATTCAGCGTAATTATTTTTCTATAATTTTTTTGGATCAATAGTTAAATTATAGTAACATACCTTAAATACATCATTTGAATTCTACAACAAGAAACAATCAATTTTGCATTTTCTATTTATGAATATCTTACGATGGAAAGCTTATGCTGGAATGGGTATAATATAAATGAAATATTTATTCAGATAATTATGAAATTACTTTAATAATTATTTGTTATTTGTAAAAAAAAGAAAGGTTAGTTGCCTTGTGCACTTGCATTGTTACCGTCGTTGTCTTGTTCTTGGAAGCTAAAGTTGTTTCCAGAATCAGTTGTATCACCGCCTGAGACTACTTGACTGTCTTGTTCTGAGTCTTGTTCTTGACTTATTGATTGGTTTGAATCGTTGCCATCATCGTTGTCTCTACCATTGCTACTGCCATTATCGTTGCCATCATCGTTGTCTCTACCATTGCTACTGCCATTATCATTGTCATCATCATCATCGTCGTTGCCATTACCATTGCTACTTTGTGCTGCTGCATTATCTCCGTCGTTGTCTTGTTCTTGGAAGCTAAAGTTGTTTCCAGAATCGTCTGTATCACCGCCTGAGACTACTTGACTGTCTTGTT
The Candidatus Nitrosocosmicus arcticus DNA segment above includes these coding regions:
- the kdpA gene encoding potassium-transporting ATPase subunit KdpA, which gives rise to MDTTILFGVLIVGTIGLATIFGTYLARMIIFEMRPLEKTLARVESGFYRVIGINATKQMSWKEYFLALFLTNMAVVAFIILILTFQNHLPLSEGKEGFSFDLAFNTAISFITDTNLQHYVGDQQLSIISQMVAITFTMFIAPASGIAAAFAFIRSFIRKNYGLGNFYVDLTRIIITLLLPVAIVSALVLMVIGVPQTLQPSIETSTLEGVVNSNSSNAQTINMGPIASIESIKLLGSNGGGFFGSNSGHPFENPTGVSNMYEMFLMLIIPLSFPIAYARLMGKGRGIAILVAMLIGFGTLIVIATSVESGPLLLETRFGSFGSILFDTISLSTNTGAANSALAGMSPEATTSFFLAMFVQAIPGAVGTGMMMIIIFVLLTLFLVGLMVGKTPEFMSMKISPKDIKFAVYIFLLHPALILIPTVIAMGTGNAQAIVGDQMTPMGYTQTLYEYTSAAANNGSDYFGASADTPFWNYSTGIVMFLGRYLPLALILAIAGSFTVKDRKEVIEPIKTHGPLFITVLVTVTFLLTALTFFPFLLLGPFSI
- a CDS encoding BMP family lipoprotein, whose protein sequence is MYIKTLVILAITIFGLSAIFSSNIFLISAENTKIPEKPITTPSPNQTTLETEKKLKIAFLTDGLFSDAGWGAFGYNAAQAIQGKYSYIVDLKENVPIPKIEEILRDHAKAGYDLIISHGFEWGEPAVIVGKDYPEVKFVIFTGLVNSSNVASIYPMQQEGTYVLGALAATMSKTGIIGFVGGERYPNLVNIYEGYRQGAQDVKPTVKILVTYLDDWDNSTKGKKAAISQIDQGADILLHVADTSGHGVIEAAQERGIYAFGAISDQNKLAPDTVLTSFVLDVDKAFDQVIKLVKTGHFSGQIFKPGLESEKGALGDGIVYIAPFHNLEYTVPDNVKLWLEQLKEDIINDKIKVPERYPKNIENYTANNTG
- a CDS encoding sensor histidine kinase, with protein sequence MGKPFLFVRKKEIIIVSIILLIAGSYSLLLFQQSIAEQNIRDSLFLSHRNNQIEITKGVSEHSSSDLRLIGSILQGLSDSNYLQQGELYGDRVGNLIEERFNQINNISKVDGLFIADKNNIITYNKVAEGQRSFVNINISLRDYVNETRSTLNPVFSNGFKGIDGTFKIALTYPLINKDTEEYLGMVGVEIPSVDFFARYGNVYNIDSQFLVAYDKNSNYISTPRTNFLGKSIFSDEVQRFFNFNDIQNKYYQNVFYDRLFGGYAIYDFGTGERLNTGYPVSVDKKSIYFVFIITPTASVYSDINETLFAERSKFFLLIAGITAAIVILVLFLVKLNSILNERIKRRTKDLEESNKLLKIANEQLNVHDNMQKEFINIAAHELRTPTQAISGNLELIKMTYVPSLFQASSTGQKNNNIDKDFEKLFKDKNRLNDFALGLISTYRNAQRLEKLVNNILDISRIESNRLELHKESFNLNEKIQNVIKDVHTKTNLSSHHANSSTPVDIVFEPQEDPITVFADKIRIFEVLSNLINNAIKFSNGKPITISAKTFQKNEIGSIKSNLNSKLVDIENRRENKDKRMMVVVVSIRDLGKGIDSDILPRLFTKFATKSDRGTGLGLYIAKSIIEAHGGNIWAQNNYDGDDGATFSFSLPIGHGFNN